In Stomoxys calcitrans chromosome 2, idStoCalc2.1, whole genome shotgun sequence, the following proteins share a genomic window:
- the LOC131995093 gene encoding uncharacterized protein LOC131995093 translates to MEELVDKAESPSYKQVNLWSDGDTRMLLDLYAKYLPQIGPLRKFRNKKEMWSKVAEEVGNKSAKQCEERYKTVLRRKKLAVENNNTSGSKRQKIDFEEELFQICNLDDSIEPEIQISSQKIIKREQRDILASTSTSKKKQSVQDTLLEFAKLNEEAKERRHREKMEAIKDMKQSLERLFQQK, encoded by the exons ATGGAAGAATTAGTGGACAAGGCAGAAAGTCCAAGTTACAAGCAAGTTAATT TGTGGTCTGACGGCGACACCAGAATGCTGCTGGACTTATACGCCAAGTATTTGCCCCAAATTGGCCCCTTACGGaaatttagaaataaaaaagaaatgtgGTCAAAAGTTGCGGAGGAGGTTGGAAATAAAAGTGCAAAACAGTGCGAAGAGCGCTATAAAACTGTTTTAAGACGGAAAAAATTGGCGGTGGAAAACAATAACACGTCGGGCTCAAAGAGGCAAAAAATTGACTTTGAAGAAGAGCTGTTCCAAATTTGCAATCTAGATGATTCAATTGAGCCGGAGATTCAAATAAGCAGCCAAAAAATTATTAAGCGGGAGCAGCGTGATATATTGGCAAGTACTTCCACGTCAAAGAAAAAGCAAAGTGTGCAGGATACTCTGCTTGAATTTGCAAAGCTTAATGAAGAGGCAAAAGAAAGGCGCCATAGAGAGAAAATGGAAGCGATTAAAGACATGAAGCAAAGTTTGGAGAGATTATTCCAACAAAAATGA
- the LOC106090053 gene encoding uncharacterized protein LOC106090053 yields MEKSAKMEKVKAFYLFNSILDELLEISSSEDEDAMFTVLFGRNEKHRVKQFVQTVIHNYSDIEFKTNLRISRDSANDLIQRFSTICGKRSYQGGRHQVSAEASILLFLWFSGNKTTLREVSNLFDLSLSTTHSCINKVLDFLVNDVAPQVIKFPSTNEDKEYVAKEFEKISGVPNVLGCIDGSYISIRTPKHKIRSTYANRHEFVFLAVKIALF; encoded by the exons atggaaaagtcagcaaaaatggaaaaagtgaaggcgttttatttatttaatagcaTATTAGATGAATTGTTGGAAATTTCTTCATCGGAAGATGAGGATGCGATGTTTACAGTGTTATTTGGTCGAAATGAGAAACATCGCGTAAAACAATTTGTTCAAACTGTTATCCATAATTATTCGGACATTGAA TTCAAGACGAATTTACGTATTAGCCGGGATAGTGCTAATGATTTAATCCAGAGGTTTTCCACAATTTGCGGCAAAAGATCATACCAAGGCGGTAGACACCAAGTATCTGCGGAAGCCTCAATACTATTATTTTTGTG gtTTAGTGGAAACAAGACCACATTACGAGAAGTCTCAAATCTCTTTGACctgtcactttcaacaacccACTCATGTATAAATAAAGTTTTGGATTTCTTGGTGAATGATGTGGCACCACAAGTTATTAAATTTCCAAGCACAAACGAGGATAAGGAATATGTCGCCAAAGAATTTGAAAAG ATATCTGGAGTTccaaatgtattgggttgcatAGATGGAAGTTACATCTCTATAAGGACACCCAAACACAAAATCCGGTCTACATATGCTAACAGacatgaatttgtttttttagcaGTTAAAATAGCTCTATTTTAA